From a single Maylandia zebra isolate NMK-2024a linkage group LG3, Mzebra_GT3a, whole genome shotgun sequence genomic region:
- the klc2 gene encoding kinesin light chain 2, giving the protein MSTMVYPREEALERLSQDEIVLNTKTVMQGLETLRGEHAQLLNSLLDCTQPPVAQEKSGLLRKSLEAIELGLGEAQVIIALSSHLSAVESEKQKLRAQVRRLCQENQWLRDELAGTQHKLQRSEQSVAQLEEEKKHLEFMNQIKKFDDDVSPSEEKNQSSGGSTGGDASKDNLDDLFPNDDDQGPAQPSGEVAAQQGGYEIPARLRTLHNLVIQYASQGRYEVAVPLCKQALEDLEKTSGHDHPDVATMLNILALVYRDQNKYKEAAHLLNDALAIREKTLGKDHPAVAATLNNLAVLYGKRGKYKEAEPLCKRALEIREKVLGKYHPDVAKQLNNLALLCQNQGKYDEVEYYYGRALEIYESKLGADDPNVAKTKNNLATCYLKQGKFADAEALYKEILTRAHEKEFGSVNNDNKPIWMHAEEREESKGKRKDSGPYVEYGSWYKACKVDSPTVNTTLKSLGALYRRQGKLEAAETLEECASKSRKQGIDAINQSKVVELLKDGGSGSDRRHSREGTNGPGGQRGENEGDDSAEWNGDGNGSLRRSGSFGKIRDALRRSSEMLVKKLQGSGPQEPRNPGMKRASSLNFLNKSTEETTQDVNSGLSDSRGLSASNVDLSRRSSLLG; this is encoded by the exons ATGTCCACCATGGTGTATCCACGTGAAGAAGCCCTGGAGCGACTGAGCCAGGATGAGATCGTCCTTAACACTAAGACCGTCATGCAGGGTCTGGAGACGCTACGTGGCGAGCACGCCCAGCTCCTAAACTCTCTGCTGGACTGCACCCAGCCACCTGTTGCACAAGAGAAGTCGGGGCTGCTGCGCAAGAGTCTGGAAGCCATTGAGCTGGGTCTGGGAGAGGCACAG GTGATCATCGCCCTGTCCAGCCACCTGAGCGCCGTGGAGTCGGAGAAGCAGAAGCTGCGCGCTCAGGTGCGCCGCCTCTGCCAGGAGAACCAGTGGCTGCGGGACGAGTTGGCTGGAACGCAGCACAAGCTGCAGCGCAGCGAGCAGAGCGTCgcccagctggaggaggagaagaagcacCTGGAGTTCATGAACCAGATCAAGAAGTTCGACGACGACGTGTCGCCCTCCGAGGAGAAGAACCAGAGCTCGGGCGGCAGCACAGGCGGAGACGCTTCAAAGGATAACCTGGATGACTTATTCCCTAATGATGATGACCAGGGACCAG CCCAGCCCAGTGGAGAGGTGGCAGCCCAGCAGGGAGGCTACGAGATCCCGGCGCGCCTCAGGACGCTGCACAACCTGGTGATCCAGTACGCCTCTCAGGGGAGGTACGAGGTGGCTGTGCCGCTGTGCAAGCAAGCCCTGGAGGACCTGGAGAAGACATCTGGGCATGACCATCCAGACGTCGCCACTATGCTCAACATCCTGGCTCTGGTGTACAG GGACCAGAACAAATACAAAGAAGCCGCTCATCTTCTGAATGACGCTTTAGCCATCAGGGAGAAGACACTGGGGAAGGACCACCCAGCTGTGGCTGCAACCCTCAACAATCTCGCTGTATTATATGGCAAGAGGGGCAAATACAAGGAGGCTGAGCCTCTCTGCAAGAGAGCACTGGAGATCAGAGAGAAG GTGCTGGGGAAGTACCATCCAGACGTGGCTAAGCAGCTGAACAACCTGGCCCTACTGTGTCAGAACCAGGGCAAGTACGACGAGGTGGAGTACTACTACGGACGAGCCCTGGAGATCTACGAATCCAAGCTCGGAGCTGATGACCCCAATGTGGCCAAAACCAAAAATAACCTG gCCACATGCTACCTGAAGCAGGGGAAATTTGCAGACGCTGAAGCTCTGTACAAAGAGATTTTGACCAGGGCGCACGAGAAGGAGTTTGGCTCTGTCAACA ATGATAATAAACCAATCTGGATGCACGCtgaggaaagagaagagagcaaG GGCAAACGCAAGGACTCAGGCCCATATGTAGAGTATGGGAGCTGGTACAAGGCCTGCAAGGTGGACAG cCCAACAGTGAACACAACCCTCAAAAGCTTGGGAGCTTTGTACCGTCGCCAGGGCAAACTGGAGGCCGCAGAAACACTGGAGGAGTGCGCCAGCAAGTCACGCAAACAG GGTATTGATGCCATTAACCAGAGTAAGGTGGTGGAGCTGCTGAAGGACGGAGGCTCTGGGAGCGACAGACGACACAGCAGGGAGGGAACGAACGGACCTGGTGGACAGAGAGGGGAGAACGAGGGCGACGACTCGGCTGAGTGGAACGGG GATGGTAACGGGTCTCTGCGCCGCAGCGGCTCCTTCGGTAAGATTCGTGATGCTCTGAGAAGGAGCAGCGAAATGCTGGTGAAGAAGCTGCAGGGCAGCGGTCCTCAAGAACCCCGCAACCCAGG AATGAAGAGAGCCAGCTCCCTTAACTTCCTCAATAAGAGCACCGAGGAAACCACACAG GATGTCAACTCTGGACTCTCAGACAGCAGGGGGCTAAGCGCCAGCAACGTAGACCTATCCAGACGCAGCTCCCTGCTCGGCTAG